Below is a window of Chryseobacterium arthrosphaerae DNA.
TGCATACAGCCATTCTTTCCTGGTAGCCCATGTAACGTCTACGTGTATATGATCTTCTGAGTTCTTTGCCCATAAAATCCAGCCATAGACACTCATTACCGTATAATATACATTGATCAGGCAATCTCCCAGTAATCCGAAATTAAAAAGAATGTATACATAGATCAGGGTTGAAATAATGCCGGTAGGATATACCCATATATTTTTTTTTATGGAAAAATATACGCTCAAAGTTCCGAAAACAGCACCTGCCGTTTCCAGCATAATTTGTAAAGAATCGTAGCTTTCATAAGGCTTTACAAAAAGATCATATAAATTCATGCGATCAAAAATAAGCAAAAATATGGACTTTTTAAAATGGATTAAATAATATGTTGTTTGGGTTTTTGAGATATTAATGTAAAATAAATCATGAAAGTTTAACGATAAACGTGAGAGTTCCTAAATTTTTTATATTTTCGTGAATCCTTAATAAATAAAAAAACATGTCGAAAATTTGGGTTAAAAAACCACTAAGTGCCTATGAGGCAGATATGAAGAAAAGTGAGCTGAAAAAAGTCCTTGGAAAATGGAGTTTAACAGCAATTGGAGTGGGAGCTATCATTGGTGGTGGAATTTTTGTTCTTACCGGAACCGGAGCCTATTACCACGCAGGTCCAGCACTTGCAATTTCCTTTATCATAGCAGGTATTGCCTGCGTTTTTGCAGCATTATGTTATGCAGAATTTGCATCGATTATTCCTGTAGAAGGTTCAGCGTATGCGTATGCGTATGGAACAGTAGGAGAGATTTTTGCCTGGGCAATGGGGTGGTGTCTCATCCTGGAGTATGCTATGGCCAGTATGGCAGTCTCGGTAAGCTGGTCCGGCTATTTTAATAAATTTCTGAAGATATTCAATATTCACTTACCGGCGTATCTTACTTCGGACCCGGCAAGTTATACCGGTGACGGTTTCTCTATGAACCTGCCTGCATTTATCCTTGTTCTATTGATTACAGCTTTACTGGTAAAAGGAACTAAAGAAGCAGCGGGTGCCAATAACCTGATCGTTCTGATGAAAACTTCTGCGGTTATTTTCGTGATCATAGCAGGGGTTTATATTATCTTTTCGAATACTGACCTTTATAATGCAGTGGACGGAGTAAAAAACTGGAAGCCGTTTATTCCTGATCAGATCAGAATCAAGAATTCTGAAGGTGATATGGTCTCTGCCTATGGGATCAAAGGGATCATTTCCGGAGCAGCAGCAATTTTCTTTGCCTATATCGGTTTTGATGCTGTTTCTACCCAGGCAGGAGAGGCAATCAATCCTAAAAAGGATGTACCTTTTGCTATTATTGCTTCATTATTGATCTGTACTGCTTTATATATCTGTGTATCTCTTGTATTGACAGGAATGATGCATTATACCGACTTCAATCCGGAAGGAAAATATCCTGATGCGATCAAAGCACCTGTAGCCTATGCATTTGAAATTGCAGGAAAACACTGGGCAAGTAATGTGGTAACAATCGCTGCTACGGTAGGATTGATTTCTGTAGTAATGGTAATGATGATGGGACAGTCCAGAATCTTCATCGGTATGGCAAAAGACGGATTGATTCCTAAGTTCTTCGGGGAGCTTCATCCTAAAACAAAGACTCCTTACAAGGGAATTATTCTGTTGGGAATTGTCGTAGCGTTCATTGCGGCCTTTACTCCAATTTCCACTCTTGCAGATATGACGAGCTTCGGAACCCTGTTTGCATTTACACTGGTATGTATCGCTGTTTGGGTAATGAGAAAGAAAGAACCTGCACTGATCAGACCTTTCAAGGTTCCTGCTTATAAAGTGGTAGTAGCATTGGGGGTAATCATCAATCTTTATCTGATTTTTAACTTAAGTGCCCATGCATTGGAACTTTCTGCGGTATGGTTATTCTTAGGTGGTTTAGTGTATTTCCTTTATGGAAAATCAAACAGTAAACTTAATAATCCGGAAAAATATAAAAACGTAGACTAAATCAATATATAAACCGCTTCGGCGGTTTTTTTGTTCTTAAAAAGCAGGAGCTTATGAAAAAAATACTTTCCATTATATTCCTTTCTGCAGGAATAGGCGCATTTTCTCAACAGGTAGAAAATATTGAAACGATCCTAAATGATAAAATAAGCATCAGAGCGATTGAGCTGTATGATCATAAGGTCTGGTACAGTGGTACGGATGCTAAATTCGGTTTTGTGGATCTTAAAGATTATAAAAACCAGAAGCAGATCAGGCTTTCGGACGAAAAACTTGAGTTCCGTACTCTGGGTCAGAGTAAAACTTCCTTCTATGCCATCAATATCGGAAGTCCGGGCCGTTTCTTTACAATAGACAAAAAGGACATGAAGTCACAGGTTGTCTTCACAGATACCTCCCAAACCGCTTTTTATGATGCTTTACATTTTGTGAACGATAAGTTGGGATATACATTCAGTGATGCAGACAAGGATAATTTACTGAAGCTTGCCGTTTACAGAAATGGCAGCTGGAGTATGCTGAAAAGTGATTTGAAACTGAATGAAGGAGAAGCCGCTTTTGCTGCCAGTAATACCAATATTTCTTCTACCCGGAAATACCTGTGGATTGCGACAGGGGGTAAAGCTTCAAGAATTTTAAGGATGGACCTGAAGAATGAAAAAATTGAAGTGTTCAATACCCCGTTTATTCAGGGAGAATCTTCACAGGGAATGTATTCCATTGATTTTAATGATGACCATTTCGGAATTGCAGCAGGAGGTGATTATACAAAGCAGGAAGCCAATATCAACAATATTGCAACAACCCATGATGGAGGTAAAACATGGCAGATTCAGGCTTCAGGACAGAATGCAGGATATACGACCTGTGTGAAAATCAAGCCGGGCTCAAAAGGAAAAGAAATCATTGCTGTAGGCGACCGGCACATCAGTTATTCTTCTGATTTCGGAAAAACGTGGAAGAAAATTTCAGATGAAAAAGGTTTTTTTGTCTGTGAATGGATAGATGCCAATAGGATTGTAGCTGCTGGCAATGGAAAGATTTCAGTAGTGAAATTAAA
It encodes the following:
- a CDS encoding WD40/YVTN/BNR-like repeat-containing protein encodes the protein MKKILSIIFLSAGIGAFSQQVENIETILNDKISIRAIELYDHKVWYSGTDAKFGFVDLKDYKNQKQIRLSDEKLEFRTLGQSKTSFYAINIGSPGRFFTIDKKDMKSQVVFTDTSQTAFYDALHFVNDKLGYTFSDADKDNLLKLAVYRNGSWSMLKSDLKLNEGEAAFAASNTNISSTRKYLWIATGGKASRILRMDLKNEKIEVFNTPFIQGESSQGMYSIDFNDDHFGIAAGGDYTKQEANINNIATTHDGGKTWQIQASGQNAGYTTCVKIKPGSKGKEIIAVGDRHISYSSDFGKTWKKISDEKGFFVCEWIDANRIVAAGNGKISVVKLKF
- a CDS encoding amino acid permease, giving the protein MSKIWVKKPLSAYEADMKKSELKKVLGKWSLTAIGVGAIIGGGIFVLTGTGAYYHAGPALAISFIIAGIACVFAALCYAEFASIIPVEGSAYAYAYGTVGEIFAWAMGWCLILEYAMASMAVSVSWSGYFNKFLKIFNIHLPAYLTSDPASYTGDGFSMNLPAFILVLLITALLVKGTKEAAGANNLIVLMKTSAVIFVIIAGVYIIFSNTDLYNAVDGVKNWKPFIPDQIRIKNSEGDMVSAYGIKGIISGAAAIFFAYIGFDAVSTQAGEAINPKKDVPFAIIASLLICTALYICVSLVLTGMMHYTDFNPEGKYPDAIKAPVAYAFEIAGKHWASNVVTIAATVGLISVVMVMMMGQSRIFIGMAKDGLIPKFFGELHPKTKTPYKGIILLGIVVAFIAAFTPISTLADMTSFGTLFAFTLVCIAVWVMRKKEPALIRPFKVPAYKVVVALGVIINLYLIFNLSAHALELSAVWLFLGGLVYFLYGKSNSKLNNPEKYKNVD